The following are from one region of the Bos mutus isolate GX-2022 chromosome 18, NWIPB_WYAK_1.1, whole genome shotgun sequence genome:
- the LOC138991789 gene encoding zinc finger protein 585A isoform X3, with protein MLEQGKEPWALQGEGPYQSCPEELWQIGDQIESYHQRENRSLRNVAFIKKVLTIQRDYAYKGIRKIIRVSQNIPSPKRPHHQCDLFGSALSCNLDLCNNNRNSGSKNINKITEYGKISSYTKQECTPTGEKLRDHNQCGKILNYKQVPSQHQKIHTGVKFYECPEFGNIFTQNSQLKVHLKVHTGEKLYVCIDCGKAFVQKPEFITHQRTHTREKPYKCSECGKAFFQVSSLFRHQRIHTGEKLYECSECGKGFSYNSDLSIHQKIHTGERHHECSECGKAFTQKSTLKMHQKIHTGERSYICIECGQAFIQKTHLIAHRRIHTGEKPYKCSNCGKSFISKSQLQVHQRTHTRMKPSMCSEYGNVFNNNSNLNTHKKVQIREKSSICTECGKAFTYRSELVIHQRIHTGEKPYECSDCGKAFTQKSALTVHQRIHTGEKSYICMKCGLAFIQKAHLIAHQIIHTGEKPYKCGHCGKSFTSKSQLHVHKRIHTGEKPYTCTKCGKAFTNRSNLITHQKTHTGEKSYICSKCGKAFTQRSDLITHQRIHTGEKPYECSTCGKSFTQKSHLNIHQKIHTGERQYECHECGKAFNQKSILIVHQKIHTGEKPYVCTECGRAFIRKSNFITHQRIHTGEKPYECSDCGKSFTSKSQLLVHQPIHTGEKPYVCALCGKAFSGRSNLSKHQKTHTGEKPYICSECGKTFRQKSELIIHHRIHTGEKPYECSDCGKSFTKKSQLQVHQRIHTGEKPYVCAECGKAFTDRSNLNKHQTTHTGDKPYKCVVCGKGFVQKSVLNVHQSIHT; from the exons ATGTTGGAACAAGGAAAGGAGCCATGGGCACTGCAAGGTGAGGGCCCATATCAGAGCTGTCCAG aagaattGTGGCAGATTGGTGACCAGATAGAGAGCTATCATCAGAGAGAAAACAGATCTTTAAGAAATGTGGCTTTCATCAAGAAAGTATTGACTATACAGAGGGATTATGCATATAAGGGCATAAGAAAAATAATTCGTGTGAGCCAAAACATTCCTTCCCCAAAGAGACCTCATCATCAATGTGACTTATTTGGAAGTGCTTTAAGCTGTAATTTAGATTtatgcaataataatagaaacagtggATCAAAGAACATTAATAAGATTACTGAATATGGTAAAATTTCCTCCTATACTAAACAAGAGTGTACTCCAACAGGAGAGAAATTACGGGACCATAATCAATGTGGAAAAATTCTCAACTATAAACAAGTACCCTctcaacatcagaaaattcaTACTGGGGTGAAATTTTATGAATGTCCTGAATTTGGAAATATCTTCACTCAGAATTCACAACTCAaggtacatctgaaagttcatacAGGAGAAAAACTCTATGTATGTATTGACTGTGGGAAGGCTTTTGTACAGAAGCCAGAATTCATCACACATCAGAGAACTCATACTCGAGAGAAGCCCTAtaagtgcagtgaatgtgggaaagcctttttccaagtctcttctcttttcaggcatcagagaattcatactggagaaaaactctatgaatgcagtgaatgtgggaaaggcTTCTCTTATAACTCAGATCTTAGTATACATCAgaaaattcatactggagagagacACCATGAGTGCAGTGAGTGTGGGAAAGCATTCACGCAGAAGTCCACGCTCAAGATGCATCAGAAAATTCATACAGGTGAGAGATCGTATATATGTATTGAATGTGGACAAGCCTTCATCCAGAAGACCCACTTGATTGCACACCGAagaattcacactggagaaaaaccATATAAATGCAGTAATTGTGGAAAGTCCTTCATTTCCAAGTCACAGCTGCAGGTACATCAACGAACTCACACAAGAATGAAACCGTCTATGTGCAGCGAATATGGAAATGTTTTCAACAATAATTCCAACCTCAATACACATAAGAAGGTTCAAATTAGAGAGAAATCTTCCATATGTACTGAATGTGGTAAGGCGTTTACCTATAGGTCAGAGTTGGTTAtacatcagagaattcacaccGGAGAAAAGCCTTATGAATGTAGTGATTGTGGAAAAGCCTTCACTCAGAAGTCTGCACTCACAgtgcatcagagaattcatacaggAGAAAAATCGTATATATGCATGAAATGTGGTCTAGCCTTCATCCAGAAGGCACACTTGATAGCCCATCAAATaattcatacaggagagaaaccttataaatgtgGTCACTGTGGGAAATCCTTTACTTCCAAGTCACAACTCCATGTGCATAAACGAATTCACACAGGAGAAAAACCCTATACGTGCACTAAATGTGGGAAGGCATTCACTAACAGATCAAATCTCATTACACATCAGAAAACTCATACAGGAGAGAAATCCTATATATGTTCTAAATGTGGCAAGGCCTTCACTCAAAGATCAGATTTGATTacacatcagagaattcatactggggagaaaccttatgaatgcagtacctgtggaaaatccttcaccCAGAAGTCACACCTCAATATACACCAGAAAATTCACACTGGAGAGAGGCAATATGAATGCcatgaatgtgggaaagccttcaaccAGAAGTCAATACTCATTGTGCATCAGAAaattcatacaggagagaaaccctacGTGTGCACTGAGTGTGGGAGAGCCTTCATCCGGAAGTCAAACTTTATTactcatcagagaattcatactggggaGAAACCTTATGAATGCAGCGATTGTGGGAAGTCCTTCACCTCCAAATCTCAGCTCCTGGTGCATCAACCAATTCACACAGGAGAAAAACCATATGTGTGTGCTTtatgtgggaaagcctttagtGGCAGGTCAAATCTCAGTAAACACCAGAAaactcatactggagagaagccctaCATCTGTTCTGAATGTGGAAAGACCTTCAGACAAAAGTCAGAACTGATTATACACCATAggattcatactggagagaaaccttatgaatgCAGTGATTGTGGTAAATCCTTTACTAAGAAATCACAGCTCCAAGTGCATCAGCGCATTCATACAGGAGAGAAGCCTTATGTGTGTGCAGAGTGTGGAAAGGCCTTCACTGACAGGTCAAATTTGAATAAACACCAGACAACACACACCGGAGACAAACCCTATAAGTGTGTCGTCTGTGGGAAAGGCTTTGTTCAGAAGTCAGTGCTCAATGTGCATCAGAGTATTCACACTTAA